The proteins below are encoded in one region of Methanobacterium sp.:
- the pyrH gene encoding UMP kinase, which yields MKIVITVGGSIMIKDNDHEKFRAYADVLKDMNSENQLFIVVGGGKPARDYIGIARGLEASEAACDDIGIDVTRLNAKLLIMALGEDVYPQVAKNFHEALEFSVSGKIVVMGGTEPAHSTDAVGSILAEFVGADLMINATSVDGLYDKDPNKFEDAKKFDEITPSEMLTILSSKENKAGTYEFLDMTAIQIIKRSNIKTLIVNGENPENLQKAVLGNIGTSIVPDIQ from the coding sequence ATGAAGATAGTTATTACAGTTGGCGGTTCAATAATGATTAAAGATAATGATCACGAAAAATTCAGAGCTTATGCTGATGTTTTAAAAGATATGAACAGTGAAAATCAATTATTTATCGTTGTTGGTGGCGGAAAACCTGCTCGGGATTATATAGGAATAGCAAGAGGCCTTGAAGCTTCTGAAGCGGCCTGTGATGATATAGGTATAGATGTTACAAGATTAAATGCTAAACTTTTAATTATGGCTCTTGGCGAAGACGTGTATCCCCAGGTGGCAAAAAACTTCCATGAGGCACTAGAATTTTCAGTTAGCGGTAAAATAGTTGTAATGGGTGGAACTGAGCCTGCACACAGTACTGATGCTGTTGGAAGTATTCTTGCAGAATTTGTGGGGGCTGATCTCATGATTAATGCCACATCTGTAGATGGATTATATGATAAGGATCCAAACAAGTTTGAAGATGCAAAGAAGTTTGATGAAATAACCCCTTCAGAAATGCTTACCATTTTAAGCAGTAAAGAAAATAAAGCAGGTACGTATGAATTTCTGGATATGACTGCAATACAAATTATTAAAAGATCAAATATCAAAACATTAATTGTCAATGGAGAAAATCCTGAAAATCTTCAAAAAGCAGTTCTTGGAAATATAGGAACCAGCATAGTTCCTGATATCCAATAG
- a CDS encoding DUF2116 family Zn-ribbon domain-containing protein, whose product MTKPHKHCPMCGTPIPMDERFCSPNCERVFAERQQKVMRTRKIMYVAFAVLIIIYLIYVFRGRLF is encoded by the coding sequence ATGACAAAACCACATAAACACTGCCCAATGTGCGGGACACCGATTCCAATGGACGAAAGATTCTGCTCTCCTAATTGTGAACGGGTGTTTGCAGAAAGACAGCAAAAAGTAATGCGTACAAGGAAAATAATGTATGTAGCCTTTGCAGTACTTATTATAATTTATCTTATATATGTTTTTAGAGGAAGACTT